A portion of the Nitrospira sp. genome contains these proteins:
- the murA gene encoding UDP-N-acetylglucosamine 1-carboxyvinyltransferase, with the protein MDKIVINGGVSLEGDVRISGAKNSALPILASTILGGGECVISNVPRVVDVVTMGKLLGILGAKVKQEGNRIVIKADVINSTQAPYELVKTMRASVLVLGPLVARWGQATVSLPGGCAIGSRPVNMHLAGLTKLGAEVWVEHGYIHARAKRLTGASIYCDVPTVTGTENLMMAASLAQGTTVIENAAKEPEIVDLADFLTKRGARINGAGTDMITIEGVRELRGSDHEVIPDRIEAGTYLVAGAITKGSISVNRCRPDHLEPVIAKLREAGMDIRVEKESVHLDAARCGRPAGVDIRTMPFPGFPTDMQAQMAALMSVARGASIITETVFESRFMHVEELRRMGADIRVEGNRLMITGCERLTGAPVMASDLRASAGLILAGLAAEGTTEVLRVYHLDRGYEEIEEKLRGLGAVIHRCAA; encoded by the coding sequence GTGGACAAGATCGTGATCAACGGAGGCGTCTCGCTAGAGGGAGACGTTCGGATCAGCGGGGCCAAAAATTCCGCTTTGCCGATCCTTGCCTCCACGATTCTGGGCGGCGGGGAGTGCGTCATCAGCAATGTACCGCGCGTCGTCGACGTGGTCACGATGGGCAAACTGCTGGGGATTCTTGGGGCCAAGGTGAAGCAGGAAGGAAACCGCATCGTCATCAAGGCCGACGTGATCAACTCGACTCAAGCCCCGTATGAACTCGTGAAGACGATGCGCGCTTCCGTGCTTGTGTTGGGACCGCTCGTCGCACGCTGGGGGCAGGCAACTGTGTCGCTGCCGGGTGGATGCGCCATTGGTTCCCGTCCGGTGAACATGCATCTTGCCGGGCTCACCAAGCTTGGAGCGGAGGTGTGGGTCGAGCACGGCTACATTCATGCAAGGGCCAAGCGTCTGACCGGTGCATCCATCTATTGCGACGTGCCCACGGTGACGGGCACGGAAAACCTGATGATGGCCGCTTCACTCGCTCAGGGGACCACCGTGATCGAAAACGCCGCCAAGGAACCGGAGATCGTGGATCTGGCCGATTTCCTGACGAAACGCGGTGCTCGTATCAACGGGGCCGGCACAGATATGATCACCATAGAAGGCGTTCGGGAACTTCGAGGCAGCGATCACGAGGTCATTCCTGATCGTATCGAAGCCGGCACGTACCTGGTTGCCGGTGCGATCACCAAGGGGTCGATCTCCGTTAATCGATGCCGTCCAGACCATCTTGAGCCGGTCATCGCCAAGCTTCGGGAAGCCGGCATGGACATTCGCGTTGAGAAGGAGTCGGTGCATCTGGATGCGGCAAGATGCGGCCGTCCGGCCGGTGTTGACATACGCACGATGCCGTTCCCGGGGTTTCCGACCGACATGCAGGCGCAAATGGCGGCACTCATGTCCGTCGCCAGAGGGGCCAGCATCATTACCGAAACGGTGTTTGAAAGCCGGTTCATGCATGTGGAAGAACTGCGGCGGATGGGAGCCGATATTCGCGTCGAGGGCAATCGCCTGATGATCACCGGATGCGAACGCTTGACCGGTGCGCCTGTTATGGCGTCCGATCTTCGCGCGAGTGCGGGGCTCATCCTTGCAGGGTTGGCAGCGGAGGGAACCACAGAGGTTCTGCGGGTGTATCATCTCGATCGCGGCTACGAAGAAATCGAGGAAAAGCTTCGGGGACTCGGGGCGGTCATCCATCGCTGCGCTGCCTAG
- the prmC gene encoding peptide chain release factor N(5)-glutamine methyltransferase, whose amino-acid sequence MSLSSPGAAAEECRTVGRVIAEASRQLSEAGLDAADQEAVWLAEYALGLSRLQQVLHGKRELSLGDVAGLQRLVSRRTEREPLQYILGTQDFCGLEFEVNRSVLIPRPESTLLVQEAIRRVSSWERPVLVDVGTGSGCLAIALARLLSPRQLLAIDLSSDALRTAKQNAARLQVESVTWLEGDLLAPLAGRGLEQRIRVIVSNPPYVSESEWPTLQPEVRLYEPRLALVAGVRGTELHERLIDDAIPFLEPGGCLIMELGWGQSRSLIERVEACPAYQSVGTLRDEAGIERVLVAERGRG is encoded by the coding sequence ATGAGTCTGTCGTCTCCGGGAGCGGCTGCCGAGGAATGCCGGACGGTCGGACGGGTGATCGCCGAGGCATCTCGACAGCTATCAGAAGCAGGGTTGGACGCTGCCGACCAGGAAGCGGTCTGGTTGGCCGAATACGCACTCGGACTGTCGAGGCTGCAGCAAGTCCTTCATGGGAAGCGCGAGTTGTCCCTCGGCGACGTCGCAGGATTGCAGCGGCTCGTGTCCAGACGGACCGAGAGGGAACCACTGCAATATATCCTCGGCACGCAGGATTTTTGTGGTCTCGAATTCGAGGTCAATCGCTCGGTGCTGATTCCTAGGCCGGAAAGCACCTTGCTGGTCCAAGAAGCAATTCGCCGAGTCAGCTCGTGGGAACGGCCGGTCCTCGTCGATGTGGGTACGGGCTCTGGTTGCCTGGCGATTGCCCTCGCCCGCCTGCTGTCCCCCCGGCAACTGCTCGCGATCGATCTCTCGTCGGACGCCTTAAGAACTGCGAAGCAGAATGCGGCGCGTCTGCAGGTCGAATCGGTGACGTGGCTGGAAGGCGACCTCCTGGCACCTCTGGCAGGACGAGGCCTAGAGCAGCGTATCCGGGTGATTGTCTCAAATCCGCCCTATGTCTCTGAATCGGAGTGGCCGACGCTTCAACCAGAAGTTCGTCTCTACGAACCTCGATTGGCTCTGGTCGCCGGCGTTCGCGGCACTGAGCTGCACGAGCGGTTGATCGACGACGCGATCCCGTTTCTGGAGCCGGGAGGGTGCTTGATCATGGAACTCGGATGGGGACAGAGCCGATCGTTGATCGAACGCGTAGAGGCTTGTCCTGCGTATCAGTCGGTCGGGACGCTTCGCGACGAGGCGGGGATCGAGCGTGTGTTGGTTGCTGAACGGGGAAGAGGATAG
- the prfA gene encoding peptide chain release factor 1: protein MEAALLKRWESLASRYDELTTQLTDPSVIGQPPLLVKLNRERTELEPVAHLFQRYRDLLKQSEDISHMLADAATGTEFRSLAAEESARLEDAMAALHAQAMEHLTPKDPRDDKSLFLEIRAGTGGDEAALFAGDLFRMYVKFAERHKLKVEIVEASETGKGGYKTVIAFIEGKGGYALFKYESGVHRVQRVPVTEAAGRIHTSTVTVAVMPEVDEVDVQIDPKDLRIDTFCSSGAGGQSVNTTYSAVRITHIPTGVVVSCQDERSQLKNRTKAMRTLRARIVEAEREKQEAEIARNRKAQVGTGDRSEKIRTYNFPQNRVTDHRVGLTLHKLEHVLAGDMDELVETLRSQRDHAAVSEAS from the coding sequence ATGGAAGCCGCACTGCTGAAAAGATGGGAATCTCTCGCGAGCCGATATGACGAGTTGACCACACAGCTCACGGACCCCTCTGTCATCGGCCAACCCCCTCTACTGGTCAAGTTGAATCGAGAGCGAACCGAACTCGAGCCGGTTGCGCACCTCTTCCAGCGTTATCGAGACCTCCTCAAGCAGTCGGAGGACATTTCCCACATGCTTGCAGATGCGGCGACCGGTACGGAGTTTCGGTCCTTGGCTGCCGAAGAAAGTGCGCGGCTCGAGGACGCGATGGCGGCGCTGCATGCCCAGGCTATGGAGCATCTGACACCGAAGGATCCGCGCGACGACAAGAGCCTATTTTTGGAAATTCGGGCGGGTACGGGCGGCGATGAAGCTGCCTTGTTCGCCGGAGACCTGTTCCGGATGTACGTGAAATTTGCCGAACGGCACAAGTTGAAAGTTGAGATCGTGGAGGCCTCCGAAACCGGGAAGGGCGGCTATAAGACGGTGATCGCGTTCATCGAGGGGAAGGGCGGCTATGCCCTATTCAAATATGAAAGCGGTGTCCATCGGGTTCAGCGCGTGCCGGTGACTGAGGCGGCAGGACGAATTCATACATCAACCGTTACGGTGGCGGTTATGCCGGAAGTGGACGAGGTGGACGTCCAGATCGATCCGAAGGATCTCCGAATCGACACGTTCTGTTCGTCCGGGGCGGGAGGGCAAAGCGTCAATACCACCTATTCGGCCGTGCGGATCACGCACATTCCGACCGGGGTCGTGGTGTCCTGTCAGGACGAACGGTCGCAGCTCAAGAATCGTACGAAGGCCATGCGAACGCTACGCGCCCGAATCGTCGAGGCCGAACGGGAAAAGCAAGAGGCCGAAATCGCCCGGAATCGCAAAGCGCAGGTAGGAACCGGAGACCGAAGCGAGAAGATCCGCACCTATAACTTTCCTCAGAATCGGGTCACGGATCATCGTGTGGGTTTGACGCTCCATAAGCTAGAACATGTGCTGGCCGGTGACATGGACGAACTGGTCGAGACGCTGCGTTCCCAGCGTGATCACGCGGCTGTCTCGGAGGCTTCATGA
- the rpmE gene encoding 50S ribosomal protein L31, giving the protein MKKGIHPLYREATVHCACGNKYKTRSTVGDINVDICSNCHPFFTGTQKIVDTEGRVERFKKKYAKKGK; this is encoded by the coding sequence ATGAAGAAGGGTATTCATCCGTTATACCGGGAAGCGACGGTACATTGCGCGTGCGGCAACAAGTACAAGACCCGATCGACCGTCGGGGACATCAACGTCGATATCTGCTCGAATTGCCATCCGTTTTTCACGGGGACGCAGAAAATCGTCGATACCGAGGGGCGGGTCGAGCGATTTAAGAAGAAGTACGCGAAGAAGGGTAAGTAG
- the rho gene encoding transcription termination factor Rho — MHLAELKQKTIADLNDVARDLKIEGAANLRKQELIFAILQAQTEKNGVVFGEGVLETLPDGFGFLRAPDSNYLPGPDDIYISPSQIRRFNLRTGDIVSGQIRPPKESERYFALLKVEKVNYEDPEVARDKILFDNLTPLYPEERINLEFDREEYCTRVMDLTTPIGKGQRGLIVAAPRTGKTMLLQAIARAILKNHKEVTLIVLLIDERPEEVTDWQRQVKAEVISSTFDEPAQRHAQVAEMVLEKAKRLVEHKKDVVILLDSITRLARAYNTIAPPSGKVLSGGLDSNALQRPKRFFGAARNIENGGSLTIMATALVDTGSRMDDVIFEEFKGTGNMEVHLDRRLADKRIFPAIDISQSGTRKEELLVDKDRLNKMWILRKVLSPLGTMEAMEFLMDKVQGTKTNQEFLQSMNR; from the coding sequence ATGCATCTTGCCGAGTTGAAGCAAAAAACCATCGCCGACCTCAATGATGTCGCGCGGGATCTCAAAATCGAAGGAGCGGCAAATCTTCGCAAGCAGGAATTGATTTTTGCCATCCTTCAAGCTCAGACAGAGAAGAACGGCGTGGTTTTCGGCGAGGGGGTCCTCGAAACATTGCCAGATGGGTTCGGCTTTCTCCGTGCCCCCGACTCCAACTATCTTCCCGGCCCGGACGACATCTACATCTCGCCTTCGCAAATTCGTCGCTTCAATCTTCGTACGGGAGACATCGTGTCCGGCCAGATCAGGCCTCCGAAGGAAAGCGAGCGATACTTTGCGCTGCTCAAGGTGGAAAAGGTCAACTACGAAGATCCGGAAGTCGCGCGTGACAAGATTCTCTTCGACAACCTCACCCCTCTGTATCCGGAAGAGCGCATCAATCTTGAATTCGACCGTGAGGAATATTGTACTCGGGTGATGGATCTGACGACTCCGATCGGTAAGGGGCAGCGAGGTCTGATCGTTGCCGCTCCGCGAACCGGCAAGACCATGCTGCTGCAGGCCATCGCTCGCGCCATCCTCAAGAACCATAAGGAAGTCACCCTGATCGTGCTGCTCATCGACGAGCGCCCGGAGGAGGTCACCGACTGGCAGCGACAGGTCAAGGCGGAGGTGATCAGTTCCACGTTTGACGAGCCGGCTCAACGCCATGCCCAGGTGGCGGAGATGGTGTTGGAAAAAGCGAAACGGTTGGTCGAACACAAGAAAGACGTCGTCATCCTCCTAGACAGCATCACTCGTCTGGCGCGTGCCTACAATACGATCGCTCCTCCGAGCGGCAAGGTCCTCTCGGGCGGGCTTGATTCCAACGCGCTTCAGCGGCCGAAGAGATTCTTCGGCGCAGCCCGGAACATTGAAAACGGCGGGAGTTTGACCATCATGGCTACCGCACTCGTCGATACCGGCAGCCGGATGGACGACGTCATTTTCGAGGAGTTCAAGGGAACCGGCAACATGGAAGTGCATCTGGATCGTCGGTTGGCCGACAAGCGCATCTTCCCGGCGATCGACATCAGCCAGTCCGGGACGCGCAAGGAAGAACTGTTGGTGGACAAGGACCGACTCAACAAGATGTGGATTCTCCGGAAAGTGCTGAGTCCGCTCGGCACGATGGAAGCCATGGAGTTTCTGATGGATAAGGTGCAGGGGACCAAGACCAATCAGGAGTTCCTGCAATCCATGAACCGATAA
- a CDS encoding DUF2203 domain-containing protein has translation MSQDDEQEHHERLFTLAEANRLIPQLNSRLTSVKQARETLVRTKEDIRKASARAEYGGGSTVGALYITSLQQVSANIKAIHELGVVVKDLDMGLCDFPHLREGRIVFLCWKMGEQEIRWWHETTSGYKDRCPLESSS, from the coding sequence ATGTCGCAAGACGACGAGCAGGAACACCACGAGCGGCTGTTCACGTTGGCGGAGGCCAATCGCCTGATCCCCCAACTGAATTCCCGTCTGACTTCGGTCAAGCAGGCGAGAGAAACGTTGGTTCGAACCAAAGAAGACATTCGGAAGGCGAGTGCTCGCGCCGAATACGGCGGAGGAAGCACAGTCGGGGCTCTCTATATCACCAGCCTCCAGCAGGTCAGTGCCAATATCAAGGCAATCCACGAGTTAGGGGTCGTCGTCAAGGATCTTGATATGGGACTCTGCGATTTCCCCCACCTTCGCGAAGGCCGAATCGTGTTCCTCTGCTGGAAAATGGGGGAACAGGAGATCAGATGGTGGCATGAAACGACATCAGGTTACAAGGACCGGTGCCCACTTGAGAGTTCTTCCTAA
- a CDS encoding YciI family protein: MIFVILGFDGPDGEARRKIHRPAHLANLEPLDQAGRILLAGPLTDKTGSLIIIEADSLEEARTFALEDPYTVNGVFERVEVHPFAQVFPKPR, translated from the coding sequence ATGATCTTCGTCATTCTCGGATTCGATGGTCCTGATGGAGAGGCACGGCGCAAAATTCACCGGCCTGCTCATCTCGCCAATCTCGAGCCCCTCGATCAAGCCGGCCGGATCCTCCTGGCAGGCCCCCTAACGGACAAGACGGGAAGCCTCATTATCATCGAAGCAGACTCCCTTGAGGAAGCTCGCACGTTTGCGCTTGAAGACCCCTACACGGTCAACGGCGTGTTCGAACGGGTAGAAGTGCATCCGTTCGCTCAGGTGTTCCCCAAACCAAGATAA
- a CDS encoding carbon monoxide dehydrogenase beta subunit family protein codes for MSQYRVLPGPEHFLPPAAASMGVYLPNPGEAHINGVIASEEKAYEEAARQFLMASVPTIFPGPLVLWAWNEKAAKKATAIRHLYNTLKECVQPGQRPMLIPMPDYRPKYPKINPEVEINPNHPNLTIWHNKIDCCMFVGVHCHQANLSLKIIRGGTSCYTIAMCAQAGHEDAMLSFRDASVEKIMTLADWVKKLKGTVKPRLTTKSGATS; via the coding sequence ATGAGTCAATATCGCGTGTTGCCAGGTCCTGAACATTTTCTTCCTCCCGCTGCAGCGTCCATGGGTGTGTACTTGCCGAATCCCGGCGAGGCCCACATCAACGGCGTCATCGCATCAGAGGAAAAGGCGTACGAAGAAGCCGCACGTCAGTTTCTCATGGCCTCCGTGCCGACAATTTTCCCCGGCCCGTTGGTGTTGTGGGCCTGGAACGAAAAAGCCGCGAAGAAAGCGACGGCCATTCGCCACCTGTATAACACGCTGAAGGAATGCGTGCAGCCCGGCCAGAGGCCGATGCTCATTCCCATGCCCGACTACAGACCGAAGTACCCCAAGATCAATCCAGAAGTCGAAATCAACCCAAACCATCCCAATCTGACCATCTGGCATAACAAGATCGATTGCTGCATGTTCGTGGGAGTGCATTGCCACCAGGCGAATCTCTCGCTGAAAATCATTCGGGGCGGGACATCCTGCTACACGATTGCCATGTGTGCGCAGGCCGGCCATGAGGACGCGATGCTGTCGTTCCGTGACGCATCGGTCGAAAAAATCATGACGCTCGCCGATTGGGTAAAGAAGTTAAAGGGAACGGTCAAACCGCGGCTGACGACCAAGAGCGGCGCAACAAGCTAA
- a CDS encoding transketolase C-terminal domain-containing protein, which yields MAETKSVIGTQNKKGQTFTDPWKMLHDAPRTPSFFTGSEVIKEAVRRASCDVMIAYPITPQSEAAALIGELFAEGYIGDYFRGESEFAVMSQCAGAAFGGARVFTTTAGPGTMRAMENFPMWAGARLPIQMIVTCRGINSPLSIQPDTLEIAYLLNTGMLVWHAETAQDFFDWILKGYMVSEEPDVHLPLALCCDGFFVTHTKDVVNLTPTDMCLPPYDPYRSPVPCMDMECPPVRMMRDPFVMKSNYISYATHASWQQEIWAAVERSRKHSIHWLNGLIDTENTDQEILIVASGTAVSQGREAIRLLEDEGVRCGLVKVKTLRPWPEEEIREATKNAKHIFVPEFNVTGWLAKEIRATIPNPHRVHAGPHVCGGMTMPPEIIVQEIKTALGMKSFSLAGRGS from the coding sequence ATGGCGGAAACAAAATCGGTCATCGGGACGCAGAATAAGAAGGGCCAGACATTTACCGATCCGTGGAAGATGCTCCATGACGCTCCTCGCACTCCGTCGTTCTTTACGGGCAGTGAAGTCATTAAAGAAGCCGTTCGTCGGGCGAGCTGCGATGTCATGATTGCCTATCCGATTACTCCGCAGAGCGAAGCAGCGGCGTTGATCGGCGAGTTGTTCGCCGAGGGTTATATCGGAGACTACTTCCGCGGCGAAAGCGAATTCGCCGTCATGTCCCAATGCGCAGGCGCCGCCTTCGGAGGCGCTCGGGTATTTACGACGACGGCGGGACCGGGCACGATGCGGGCCATGGAGAATTTCCCTATGTGGGCCGGTGCAAGATTGCCGATCCAGATGATCGTCACCTGTCGCGGCATCAACTCTCCGCTGTCGATCCAACCGGACACGCTGGAGATTGCCTATCTGCTGAACACCGGCATGCTGGTCTGGCATGCGGAGACAGCCCAAGACTTCTTCGATTGGATTCTCAAGGGCTACATGGTTTCCGAAGAACCCGATGTGCATCTCCCTCTCGCTTTATGTTGCGATGGTTTCTTCGTGACGCACACCAAGGATGTCGTCAACCTGACGCCGACCGACATGTGCCTTCCGCCCTACGATCCCTATCGGTCACCGGTTCCTTGCATGGACATGGAATGTCCCCCGGTTCGCATGATGCGAGATCCTTTTGTCATGAAGAGCAACTACATCAGCTATGCGACGCATGCGAGCTGGCAGCAGGAAATCTGGGCCGCCGTTGAACGGTCCCGCAAACATTCGATCCATTGGCTGAACGGGTTGATCGATACGGAAAACACCGACCAGGAAATCCTCATCGTGGCTTCCGGTACCGCTGTCTCTCAAGGTCGTGAAGCGATCCGGTTATTGGAGGATGAGGGGGTCCGCTGTGGGCTCGTGAAGGTGAAAACGTTGCGTCCTTGGCCGGAAGAGGAGATTCGAGAAGCCACGAAGAACGCCAAACACATCTTCGTGCCGGAATTCAACGTGACCGGCTGGCTGGCGAAAGAAATTCGTGCGACGATTCCGAATCCGCATCGCGTCCATGCTGGCCCACACGTCTGCGGCGGCATGACGATGCCGCCGGAGATCATCGTTCAGGAAATTAAGACGGCCCTCGGGATGAAGAGCTTTTCCCTGGCCGGTCGTGGAAGCTGA
- a CDS encoding thiamine pyrophosphate-dependent enzyme codes for MSKERIKISEDLYDIMPSDYQDLVKSATYGKEDRGWKDIGNSKELIEQHSLCAGCPESMAFRYILASLPNPEDTVMVGSTGCTSLVFPMVAVHNIHSLFGNQNAIASGLKRALSVRFPDRVKDVVVLAGDGATVDIGLDMTLQAWFRQEKFTTICFDNELYANTGGQESGLMQKGFVAKMAPVGKLFDKVRLPEIARESGCHYVVNCTVSKPSLVEKVIRNAVHVAREIGPTYLQLYTPCILEIGKNSMEGLQEMRDSEKPTERFAYKEYISEPAKQLLAEMTAKEKERKAAAKQLAGQA; via the coding sequence ATGAGCAAGGAACGGATCAAGATTTCCGAAGATCTGTATGACATTATGCCGTCGGACTACCAGGACCTGGTCAAGAGCGCAACGTATGGGAAGGAAGATCGCGGCTGGAAAGATATCGGTAATTCCAAGGAACTCATCGAGCAGCACTCTCTTTGCGCGGGCTGCCCGGAATCGATGGCCTTCCGATACATCTTGGCGTCTCTCCCAAATCCCGAAGATACGGTCATGGTCGGATCAACCGGGTGCACCAGCCTGGTGTTTCCGATGGTTGCGGTTCATAATATCCATTCCCTGTTCGGCAACCAGAACGCGATCGCGTCCGGTCTCAAGCGCGCTCTCAGCGTCCGATTCCCGGATCGCGTGAAGGACGTTGTGGTCCTCGCCGGTGACGGTGCCACCGTGGACATCGGTCTTGATATGACGCTCCAAGCCTGGTTCCGGCAGGAGAAGTTTACGACCATCTGCTTCGACAACGAGCTTTACGCGAATACCGGCGGTCAAGAGAGCGGGCTCATGCAGAAAGGCTTCGTCGCGAAGATGGCGCCGGTCGGCAAATTGTTCGACAAGGTCCGGTTGCCGGAAATCGCGCGGGAATCCGGCTGTCACTATGTCGTCAATTGCACCGTCAGCAAGCCTTCGCTGGTCGAGAAGGTCATCCGGAACGCGGTGCACGTGGCACGCGAGATCGGACCCACCTATCTTCAGCTCTACACGCCCTGCATTCTGGAAATCGGGAAGAACAGCATGGAAGGTTTGCAAGAAATGCGGGATTCCGAGAAGCCGACCGAGCGCTTTGCCTACAAGGAATACATCAGCGAACCTGCCAAGCAACTCCTGGCTGAGATGACGGCGAAAGAGAAGGAACGGAAAGCGGCGGCCAAGCAATTGGCAGGACAAGCCTAA
- a CDS encoding 2-oxoacid:acceptor oxidoreductase family protein encodes MIKKRLNIRMSGLGGQGAVTAAHVLAMAANRDGKFSISNPFFGAEKRMAPAESYCRIGIERIYDRGELVFPDVIQVFHPQVITMGKSYTMPFYSGVKEGGVVIINSAQPLLSEEDIQRLKDLNVAVFYIAGTELAIEVAGTELSTNMAMIGSVSGITKCVTMEALDGALQERFGKKFVASGGTASLDEAIKKKFAKKEMLLAKNLATVKRAYEIASEWAAKNKVELQVGNPAVAA; translated from the coding sequence ATGATTAAGAAACGGCTCAATATCCGGATGTCCGGCTTGGGGGGACAGGGCGCCGTCACAGCAGCGCACGTCTTAGCCATGGCCGCCAACCGCGACGGGAAGTTTTCCATTTCAAATCCGTTTTTTGGGGCGGAGAAGCGAATGGCTCCGGCGGAAAGTTACTGTCGAATTGGGATCGAACGCATCTACGATCGCGGCGAGCTCGTCTTTCCGGACGTGATTCAAGTGTTCCATCCTCAGGTTATTACCATGGGGAAGAGCTATACGATGCCTTTCTATTCCGGTGTGAAGGAAGGCGGGGTGGTCATCATCAATTCGGCTCAGCCTCTTCTTTCGGAAGAAGACATTCAACGACTCAAGGATTTGAACGTCGCCGTGTTTTATATTGCGGGAACCGAGCTTGCTATTGAAGTCGCGGGTACCGAATTGTCCACCAATATGGCGATGATCGGCTCAGTATCGGGCATCACCAAATGCGTCACTATGGAAGCCCTCGACGGCGCCCTTCAAGAGCGCTTCGGTAAGAAATTCGTGGCCTCCGGCGGTACAGCTTCGTTGGACGAGGCGATCAAGAAGAAGTTTGCGAAGAAAGAGATGCTGCTGGCCAAGAATCTGGCGACTGTAAAACGTGCCTACGAGATCGCCAGCGAATGGGCGGCAAAGAACAAAGTCGAGCTGCAGGTCGGTAATCCGGCCGTTGCCGCGTAA
- a CDS encoding pyruvate ferredoxin oxidoreductase — translation MYNVAQVIDDKCTAKKGCRLCIMYCPEANCLDLNSAKMVAEVTIDRCKGCELCVVVCNAAKHEAIVMQAVSATGQLMSKKGESAALGQAYQG, via the coding sequence ATGTACAACGTCGCGCAAGTCATCGATGACAAGTGTACGGCCAAGAAAGGTTGCCGACTCTGTATCATGTATTGCCCTGAGGCAAACTGCTTGGACCTCAATTCCGCCAAGATGGTCGCCGAGGTCACCATCGATCGTTGCAAGGGTTGCGAACTCTGCGTCGTGGTCTGCAACGCCGCCAAGCACGAAGCGATCGTCATGCAGGCTGTCAGCGCCACCGGGCAGTTGATGTCGAAGAAAGGCGAATCTGCGGCATTGGGGCAGGCCTACCAAGGCTAA
- a CDS encoding DUF3365 domain-containing protein, whose protein sequence is MDLRGFWLGLAVGTVSTCLFSPWVFSAASKDPDPSDGIAPQAVADYIHSIIQADRTFYTNEIVERMQTRGIVSASEHWKETGDLPLPAQFVLETGRLVAQQSNGMRYRLISNWPINKKNGPMTEFEQTALAKVLVNADRPYTGITTEGKTRVFQALYADKAISQRCADCHNVHPKSTKRNFKSGDVMGGILLTIPLSSK, encoded by the coding sequence ATGGATCTGAGAGGCTTTTGGTTGGGTCTCGCCGTTGGAACCGTTTCCACTTGTCTATTCAGTCCCTGGGTGTTCTCGGCCGCGAGCAAGGATCCGGACCCGTCCGATGGTATCGCACCGCAGGCTGTGGCCGATTATATCCATAGCATCATCCAAGCGGATCGAACCTTCTACACGAATGAAATCGTTGAACGGATGCAGACGAGAGGCATCGTTTCCGCGTCGGAGCATTGGAAGGAGACAGGAGATCTCCCGCTGCCTGCTCAATTTGTGCTCGAAACGGGTCGGCTCGTCGCTCAACAATCTAATGGAATGCGGTATCGGTTGATCAGCAATTGGCCGATCAACAAGAAGAACGGTCCGATGACGGAATTCGAGCAAACCGCTCTGGCAAAAGTCCTTGTCAATGCCGACCGCCCCTATACAGGCATTACGACGGAGGGTAAAACTCGCGTGTTTCAAGCGCTCTACGCCGACAAAGCCATCTCTCAACGATGCGCTGATTGTCACAATGTGCATCCGAAGAGCACGAAAAGGAATTTCAAGTCCGGAGACGTGATGGGGGGGATCCTGTTGACCATCCCGCTTTCTTCCAAATAG